The Nakamurella alba sequence GGTGCCAGCCGCGGACGGCCACCAGGGTGCGGGCCGCCGACGACGCCGCGAGCGGCACGTGCTCCTCGTCGCCCTCCCGGATCGCCTGCAGGAAACCCGACACGTGGGCGGGCAGCACGTCGGTCACCGATCCGACGCCGGCTGACGCCAGGTGCGCGGTGTAGCGCTCCAGGTCGCGCCGGTAGGACAGCAGCGTGTTCCGCGCCGACCCGCGCTCGACCATCAGATGGTCCAGGTAGCCGCGCAGGTGTCGGTCCAGATCCCCGACGGGCCCGGCCGGCACCGGCACCGCGGTCATACCCGGGCCGGGGTCATGGTCAGGCCGTGCCCAACGGCGGGGCGTCACCGACCGGTGCGTCCACCGCGGTCAGCGGTGCGCCGGCACCCCAGCCGGCATCGCCGGGTCGGGCGGTGGCCTCGCCGGACAGCACCATCCGTGCGGCCAGCAGTCCGGCCACCGCGGCGCCGTTGACGATCCGGCCGTCCAGCACCGCCGCCACCGCGTCCGCCAGCGGCACCCGGACGATCTCGAGATCGGCTTCCTCGTCGGCGATCTCGCCCTGCCGCCCGATGTCGGTGAGTCCGGTCGCGAGGTAGATCATCACCACCTCGTCGGTGAACCCGGGCGATGCGGCCATCTCGGCCAGCACCGACCAGTGCGCGGCCGCCAGCCCGGTCTCCTCCGCCAGCTCGCGCTGGACGGCGGCCAGCGGCGCCTCACCGTCGACGTCCATCAGCCCGGCCGGCAGCTCCCACAACCGGCGCCGCAGCGGGTGCCGGAACTGCCGGATCAGCACCACGTCCGGGTTCGGCCCGTCGCCGTCGAC is a genomic window containing:
- a CDS encoding NUDIX hydrolase, whose translation is MIDELFRVVSTRRAFDGRVVRARVDQVQMPGGQTAAREVVEHDRAVAVVAVDGDGPNPDVVLIRQFRHPLRRRLWELPAGLMDVDGEAPLAAVQRELAEETGLAAAHWSVLAEMAASPGFTDEVVMIYLATGLTDIGRQGEIADEEADLEIVRVPLADAVAAVLDGRIVNGAAVAGLLAARMVLSGEATARPGDAGWGAGAPLTAVDAPVGDAPPLGTA